One window of Triticum dicoccoides isolate Atlit2015 ecotype Zavitan chromosome 5A, WEW_v2.0, whole genome shotgun sequence genomic DNA carries:
- the LOC119303744 gene encoding uncharacterized protein LOC119303744 — translation MAAAPAPARSPPEASPPPLDASASASDDEWDADGFVIPDVTIQDDDDDDVTTHSVPKARDPEPQQAKEEKIYLGPHGAPPSGAKQQQLNTVGRKQSFRNKLKEADRKSSGNAQENKVESLRELMGAVTTDSRGMAKSSRRDWLDPHCRESEFDRKPR, via the exons atggcggccgcccccgcccccgcccgttCGCCGCCGGAAGCGTCCCCGCCGCCCCTcgacgcctccgcctccgcctccgacgACGAGTGGG ATGCGGATGGATTTGTTATTCCTGATGTGACTattcaagatgatgatgatgatgatgttactaCACACAGTGTCCCCAAAGCAAGGGATCCTGAACCTCAACAG GCAAAAGAGGAGAAGATATACTTGGGACCTCATGGGGCGCCACCATCAGGAGCAAAGCAGCAGCAACTTAACACAGTTGGCCGCAAGCAGAGTTTCAGAAACAAGCTGAAGGAGGCAGATAGGAAATCCAGTGGCAATGCTCAGGAGAACAAGGTGGAAAGCCTAAGAGAGCTCATGGGGGCTGTAACAACAGATAGTAGGGGCATGGCGAAGAGTTCTCGTCGCGACTGGCTTGACCCACACTGTCGTGAGTCTGAGTTTGATAGGAAACCACGCTAG